The DNA sequence CTGAAGGAttagccaaaacgtcctcctcggggacgacAATTGAGCTCTAGGGTAGACCTGAATTCTACAGGAGAAATAGGTTAATCGGTTTTCTTATACGAAAGGTAAAAACAAGATGAGTTCAacctaccatgatttttggccttctacCCATATTTAAGGGTAAGTTTTTTCTACGTACGGGTCTCGGGCGTAGTAACATCCAAAATCTTTTAAACCCACTAGTCCAAGCCTTCGACCCTCAGTGGAGTCCATCGAGTTTTTGAAATAAGTGAAAGAAGAGGGATTAGTAACAATATGGGGTGATCTTTAACTAGAAGAAAAGATAAACGATGAACTTACAAGTATGGTTCCACAATTCCGGAAAGGATTGAGTCGTGACCGGAATGATGTCCCTGGTGGCAACTCCaacaaaccgttccatccacccacggtcgttatCATCGTCCATGTTGGTTAGTAGAGCATGGTGACCacgtttgctgaaatttatcattcccccacgGAAAATCTTGGGAGAATAAAGGTTCATTAATCGAGCCAGGGTTAGCTCATCTCCTGTCTCCTGGTATAGACGCCGAAGATAAGCAACTGCCCTCCACACAGAAGGGCTTACTTGTGCCAGGCATACCTGGTAACGGTTGCAAAACTCCACGATAGTGGAGTCAAGCTCCCCGCTCAAAGAGAGCGGCTCCAAAGTGGAGGGATACATATAAAAATACGTgaaacccttcttgggtaaggttatcTGCTCCGTCAGGTAAAGAGCAATGATGTTTAAATCATGGCAATGGtagtcttccttcacaacaggaatgaTGGAAGGACTGATGGAAGAAAGATACACACCAACAGCCTACGTGCGAGGGTTAGCGGAAGGATATTTCTCTTTGAAGTCCTTAATTGTGACAAGACTTCTTAGAATAATGGTGCTCACTGTAGGTGGAGCAGCATCATCAGCTTTACCTTTATTCTTTGAGGAACTAGGGTTTCtggaagaagaagccattgttatcAGAAGGGAGAAAAGGGTTTTCTCTGAAGAAGAAGATGGTTAGAGAAAGTTGAAGACAAATACGAGTTgagtaaagagagtttgagaAAGTTTGTAAAATTACGAAGTGtaaatgaagaagtttgatgcataGAAGTAAAGGAATAGGCAGCTAAAATCGTGatcataattacctcgataactgGCAAAAGTggtgctgaatcgtgggatgacgcgtgtttgggacattaaatacggagagacgtgcgtctaatcaaccatTAAAAACTTTTCAGAGGGGGTCAGAGAATTTTCCACCAAAAAGGGTATCTCTACCAATTTCCCGGTGACATAAGGTTATGCCATCGGAAAGCAGTGAGaatatctgtatagggtaaagcatgttcatatttaatgatcgcatgagaaagcGACACGTGGAGCCAAAAACAGAAGACAGTCGGGTCCAAAGACAACGATTTCAAAGAGAATGGTATTCATAAACGCGAATTAAACACCTGCCACCTGGTAGCacttaatgaagaatattctatagcattaagtgcacggtccgttacagagaatatgacattcactgTCTACCGTTACACAtttttcaatggccctcataattgtcatttaagaggagcttgatcctaggaccttgttccctaggtgcagctataaatagtgaactCCCCAACCATTGTaaatgacacgaattttctgacaagcatataatatattatatcaaaagctcaataacatttcattttcttgcttattcatattgttattactgtctccggaagctctgctcccggaacTAAGGTTTCTGTTGTTTTATCCCAACTTCAAGGCTAAATCTTATATTTTtgtctaatttatttatcattttagtaTCAAAtagattcacttgtctataaaccaagtacaaattcaactgtactgttttacgggtTAGTAAATTATATTACCACTAAAGTCAACAGGTTTTGGTGAATTCTAACATTCTTGAATTTTGTAGCCTGGTTTCTTATGCTTCTATCTTTTAATCTTTAACCTGACACGGTTAAGAAAGTGTATCAGTTGTAAATTTCCTCTAATTTTTTTCTGTATACTAATGTAGGTTGCAGATTATTAGACTTCTGCATGCTTTGTGTTTACTTTTTTGACATTTTAAAGGTTGGCCGGTGACAGTATTTCTATCTTTTGTTAGACGAAATTTTCAAATCCATATGTTTCATTTTATGATATTATTATATTTGTCGGATTAGAAATTTAAGATATCAGACACTTGCATATAATATAAGCAGTAACTCTAGTAAAAGTTGAGAATTATAGTTGTAAAGTTAATTTGGAACGAATAATATGTATCGAGTCAAAATTTTAATTAGATTAGTTAAGTTAATAAAAATGGAGCAAATATTTTTGAATGTTCAAAGGTAAATTGACTATATAAAATAGATGATTTAACTGACTAGTACTATAGTATTTTGTTTTAGATTCATGTTTACGAAGGCTAATAATGAGCATCAATGTTCATGATGACACCTTCAAAGATGTTAATAATCTGTACTTGGTTCTGAATACCCTTGAAGATAATAGCTATTTAGGTAAATCAAGTTCAGATTCAAGAGCCTTTGCACTGATGGTTGAGCCAGATGACACTATAGCTGCAGTTAAAGCATACATTCAGGAAGAAAAGGATATTCCTTTTAAGAAACAGAAACTCTTGAATGATGCCGGGAGAACTCTAAGGGATGCACAAGCTCTTCCTTCTCTCGGAATCATTAACGATTCTACCTTAATCCTTCGATATGCACCAACTACTCAAATAGTTGTGAGAAATATTGTTTTACGGCGCGTCCTTGAGATAACGGTAGGGCCTGATGACACCATCGGAGATGTTAAGGCTGTCATTCAAAAATATGAGGGGATTCGATTTCATAAACAGAAATTAATATTCTGTGGAGCTGATCCTGTTGATTTCAAGTATCTCGATGACCTCAGGATCCAAAATTAGAGCGTTCTGTTCCTTCAATATAAATTGGTAATGCGGGTATTTGTGATAGTACATGATTAGTTTTTTAGGACGTGTGCTTAAGGTAACAGTGGACCATGATGACACAATTGCAGATGTTAAGGCTACCATTTACGAAAAAGAGGGAATTTAATTTCATAAACAGAGGTTAATATTCAGAGGAAAAGAGTGTGGTGATTCAGAGCTTCTCGCTGACCTCGGCATGCAACTTGAAAGTGAACTGATTCTTCAGTTGAGCTGAGGTGTGGTTGTTGAAACCTAGGCTTGCGTTATTTGGTTCTTTAACATACTGGGTTACTTAGTTTTTTGTGtcctttttctcttttattttggGAGATTGTATGCCCGTTAGTAGGTTTAAAAAGAAGAGAGGAAAGTACTAGTAGGTTGTGTGAGATTTCAATATTTTTAACCTTGGGTGATCTGCAACCATTTGGTTAAAACAGTTTTTTCGTGATGTGTTTATTGAACTTTTTGTTATTGCAAGTTTGAAGTTGTTTCCCTATTTCTTCGCACTAAGTTGTATCTTTCCCCTACTAAATCATCTATAACTTCGGTGGcggtttttttttaataattcccCTCACCTTTTGATCCCCTTTGTTGGAACTATTACTCCTTTAGTGACTCGAACCCACAATCCTAGGATTGTAGGTGGGCGGCCCGACCATGCGAGCAACCGCTCTTGGTGGGGTTAGTATATAGACCTCAATATGTTCACAGATtttttcttaagtttgaatcataCAATTAGAACAATTTAAACGAATGAATCTTTATGCTATATTTTCATTCGCTACCACAAAATAATTCCTCCATTTTATGTGACATTTTTGTTACTATACGGGGAGTCATATTTCTTTTTATCATTGGTACCCACTGACTTGATAATTTTGCGACAAACGCTTCCGACTAGAAATTTTTTTAATCCTAGAATTCGAACCAAAGACTTTTTGTTAAGAATTGAGAAATCTCATTCATCCAACCGCGTCCCTTAATTCATTAGTTTAGAGACTTCAATGAACATAAAATGTGTTGTCTATTAATATATTTGAATTACTTCATTTCTTCAActagatttttttaaaattaacttCTCATTtctgttttaaaattattttgtcgaaTGAATATAAAAGCTCCTGTTTATCTGGTAAATGCCATTTTTACTCCATATTCTGTTTTTTCCACCCCATTTGACCTTTAATTTTTAGTTAAGTTTTATCTACTAAAACTCGATTGATTGGAGGACGCTGGCGATTTGGCGTAGAAGAGTAATTGGATTCAATCAATAAACAAATTGCGATTCTCATCTTTGCACATACAGTTAAAAATaagaaacaagaaaaagaaaaggagagaaGTTCATTTCGTATGAATTTGTCGCAAGGGAATATCAAATACGTATATAATTTTGTTGTCCAATATGTATACACTTTACAAGTAAAGACTTTTAattagaaaaattagaaaaatcTTTTCACACTTTAAACTTACGACAACATGGTAGCTAGCTAATCACATTCCTTTGCAGCGAAGCAACAAGCTCTTGTTTCCGATATCCTACTGAACAATATTGAACACAAATTACAATATAGTGGCAGtttataaaatatgaaattaggaaagaaaaaaaaaactatctAGATGTTATCTTTccaaatataagaaaaataatttaaagtgaGGTCGGTATTGAAGGTGTACCTTGTATGGATACAATTTCATGATAGCTCTTAATGACGTATCTCCAGCTATTTGCCTCAGCTTCCGAACAAGTACCAATTTTGTGATCTTATTTCTCTatacattataaattattaaaagacACCACGTTATCaacatttattaattattattattaataataataaacagAATAAGAATAAACTTAATATACTTAATATACTACTTGCAAAAAAAGGATTTAAAAAACATACCTGAAAATCTTCATAGTATTTTGAGATCAAAGCCATTCTTGAAGGATGTAAAAATTGGGAAAGCGCACGTAATAAATCGGGAAACTTTATACGAGGAGTGCCCTTCAGTGGAACCTTGTTGATTTTTGAAGAATTACCTAAGAAAAAAATATAACATTCTTGAATATTGGTACtagaatatacaaaaaaataatttgtGAACAAACTATAAATCATGGATTGCTTACCTAATCTGAAACTGAAACTGAGTAGAAAGTTGGGGAAAATATGAGAATTCATGTGGGAACCCCAAATAGTGTATCTTGTAGGAGCCACAATATTATCAACTCCAGAGTCAAAGTCTTCAGAATCAGAAGTTGGCTGAGATTGTGTGGAGCCAGCCGGAATCACTTCCGTGTTCCCCAAGATTACTCGGCAAAGTAACATATGCCTTAATCCATTCTCATCTTCCACCGTTGATAATACCCCATCGATATTTGCTGGATAAAGATAAACACCAATGCCAAAACATTCTCCTGATTTTGCTTCTGTAGTTCTAGAAAATCCATGAGAAATAATTTTACAAATTTCCTCTTTGGAAGATCCAAACCAAGCATATTTGATATTGGCATTTCCATTGCATTTTTCCCTCACTGCTTCAGAGAAAATCCGAAAAGCTTCTAATCTTGCTTTTCCTAATATAGTCGAACACGAATTTTTGTGTATCGCTACAACTTCAACTTCTTTTGCCAATGGCCCCATACATGTAATAAACCCTGACTTGATTAAACCATGTTCTTTGTCATTTTCCTCTAATTTTATCATCCCATTTGTCTTGAACAACCTGAAGCAGTAACGAATGTAGCATATTGTAATAGGATTTAACTGAACAAATAACACTTTTCATATGAAGTCAAAAACAATTATTTGAACTCCGAATGAAAAGCTTGAACTTATTAAGATTTAAAATCTGGATTCGCTCTAACCTGAAGTTATGCTCCAATCTTGGATTAGAAGACTCGGCTTCAGAATcggaagaaaataacatttctgGATTCTCTATTGTCATAGAAACTTGGTCTTCTTCTCTAAGTTGCTCCATCTAAAGACAAAGAAATTTAGAAGAGTGAATTTAGATAAATAATTGGGGAAACTTAAGCTCTAAGAATGTGTTATTGTGCCCTATTTTGGAAgacagaaaaagaaagaaaaagaaggtgAGGAAAGGGAAGCAGAAAAAGTAGAAATATCTGACCTCAGAATTGGAAGCTTTTTTGTCAACTTTTTGTTGTAAAGAGAAGAAAGACAAGAATTGAATTAAAGGAGAGGAGGATTTGATTTATACGCGGAAGATACGAATGGGGCTGTGCTAAGGAAGAGAAAAACCGGCTTAATTCTAATTCAGTTATGGGTTGGCGGTTTACTAACCGCTTTATCTTGCGGTTGAGTATTTGGTTTGGACTGTTCCAATTACATTTCTACCCCTTGTTTCATAAATCTTTTTTTTAAGTCATATGTTATTAGAGGCGGATCCGGATTTGAGATTTATGGGTTCCTACCGTAAATTCAAATTAATATGCAATAATAACTGGGTTCACAGttagatatttataaatatttagtgaatttcttaatataaatacaGGATCTACGCAAGAGTTACTGGGCTTCCGGGAACCCATATTCAATGCTCTAGGTCCGCCCCTGTATGTTATGACGAAAAACAATAATactctaaggggtcgtttggtagggtgtataagaatagtgcgGAATAATATATATTAGTAATACATGGATTAATAATGCATGAGttaataatgcaagcattagttatacatatattatttcttataaactgtttggtgtggtgtattaaaaattatattgtattgtataatttttaagaaaaatagttgtttacaaaaatgcctCCATATTCTCTAGCTTTAAAAGATTTTAAGGACAATTTTATCTTTAACCATACTAATGCAGGCATTAATagccttggtattactaatgTCATGGTTTTTTATGCATTATTTATACATAGGCTAATACCAAGTATGATATataactaatgcaagtattagttatacacatGTTGAAAAAATGTACCAAACAAAGTATTAGTAATGCACACAAGTAATGCttacattattttttctaatacctcttaccaaacgaccccttaagtCATATGTTATATGCTGTATTGATATCTTATGTAGCAAAGTGTCGCGGACCCGTTTTCTGGGGGCTCAGCGAGGGCAGCAAGATAGCCTGACTACTACTCTTGCTTCAGCCCTTAACAAGAAACAAGCACAAAATCGTGCTTTGAACCAAGGCAATCACACAAACTCAAAGGTTGGAAGATAACGAAATGAAAGACACACaaagatgggaggccaaggctAATTTTCGGGGTTTAActcatatacaaaagaaggaaataCAAGTATTGAGATCTGCCTTCTAACAAGGCCTATGTATTCAGTCTGTGGTGCACTGCTGTGTGCTGGTTTCCTGGAAGGTGTTGGCAACCCATGTGCCAATTGACTTGTCCAACTACTGTGGCCCAGTTCTTGCTGGCAGGCAGTTGCTCCCATGTTCATCCAGACAGGATGTGGCCCTACCTAGCTGTGCAGCACATGCCTTTGCTGGCAGCATATTGCTTCCATGATTGTCCTGGCAGACTGTGGTCCTGCCCAGTTGTGTTGCATGTGACTTTGCTGACAAAAAGCAGCCCCTAGAAGGGCCCGGACAGCCTGTCGGATTGTTGCCTCCATGTGTAAAGACCTTCTGGTCTTtggcagccaagtttggctcgttTGGCAACCCTTTAGGTAGCAAATTTGGGCGGAAAATATGCGGGTCGGTACACTCTCCCCCACTTGAAATTGCGACAACCTCGGCGCCACAACGGTTCAAGTAGTCGTGAACTTGATCTTTGAATGGCCACAATGCCTCATATTTTTCCCATGTTGCCCCTTCTGACGGTTTCCCTTTCCATCGGACAAGAAATTGGGCGCTTGAATTGCCTCAACCTACTTCTTGTATCACCCGATGCTTGATAATGGTCTCGACCTTT is a window from the Nicotiana tomentosiformis chromosome 10, ASM39032v3, whole genome shotgun sequence genome containing:
- the LOC104087861 gene encoding probable inactive poly [ADP-ribose] polymerase SRO2 isoform X1; this translates as MEQLREEDQVSMTIENPEMLFSSDSEAESSNPRLEHNFRLFKTNGMIKLEENDKEHGLIKSGFITCMGPLAKEVEVVAIHKNSCSTILGKARLEAFRIFSEAVREKCNGNANIKYAWFGSSKEEICKIISHGFSRTTEAKSGECFGIGVYLYPANIDGVLSTVEDENGLRHMLLCRVILGNTEVIPAGSTQSQPTSDSEDFDSGVDNIVAPTRYTIWGSHMNSHIFPNFLLSFSFRLGNSSKINKVPLKGTPRIKFPDLLRALSQFLHPSRMALISKYYEDFQRNKITKLVLVRKLRQIAGDTSLRAIMKLYPYKDIGNKSLLLRCKGM
- the LOC104087861 gene encoding probable inactive poly [ADP-ribose] polymerase SRO2 isoform X2, with product MEQLREEDQVSMTIENPEMLFSSDSEAESSNPRLEHNFRLFKTNGMIKLEENDKEHGLIKSGFITCMGPLAKEVEVVAIHKNSCSTILGKARLEAFRIFSEAVREKCNGNANIKYAWFGSSKEEICKIISHGFSRTTEAKSGECFGIGVYLYPANIDGVLSTVEDENGLRHMLLCRVILGNTEVIPAGSTQSQPTSDSEDFDSGVDNIVAPTRYTIWGSHMNSHIFPNFLLSFSFRLGNSSKINKVPLKGTPRIKFPDLLRALSQFLHPSRMALISKYYEDFQRNKITKLVLVRKLRQIAGDTSLRAIMKLYPYK